The following coding sequences are from one Myxococcales bacterium window:
- a CDS encoding polysaccharide deacetylase family protein produces MASGASRKIVSLLVSLMTALTTLAASQAAAEVWPQPAAGPSASGAPEVIFTFDDGPREDTTTLILDELARRRIRAVFFWVGWRVQAPSPARLAVVRRAVDEGHIIAGHSQTHPMLCLGLTESQIAKEIDDARQLLIKHTGMRIDWFRAPYGTRCPLLEALLLERRMPNIHWDIDPQEWQPGMSAEATAQFVIAKLAVLRGRAVVLLHDTKVESVKALPMILDWIEAENARRRVIGQRGLVIVQGTELAWERSRSGLGQVLADAAAQAGTASAAILASFAAAAPAAPDKMR; encoded by the coding sequence GTGGCCAGCGGAGCCTCAAGAAAAATCGTCTCGTTGCTGGTAAGCCTGATGACGGCGCTGACGACGTTGGCGGCTTCGCAGGCGGCGGCCGAGGTATGGCCGCAACCTGCGGCGGGGCCCTCGGCGAGTGGCGCCCCTGAGGTAATCTTTACCTTTGACGACGGGCCACGCGAGGACACGACGACGCTCATCTTGGATGAGCTGGCGCGGCGCCGGATCCGTGCGGTCTTCTTCTGGGTTGGCTGGCGCGTCCAGGCGCCCTCGCCGGCGCGCCTGGCGGTGGTGCGGCGTGCGGTCGATGAGGGCCATATTATCGCGGGCCATTCGCAGACGCATCCCATGCTGTGCCTGGGCCTGACCGAATCGCAGATTGCCAAGGAAATCGATGATGCCCGGCAGCTGCTGATCAAGCATACTGGCATGCGTATTGACTGGTTTCGCGCGCCTTATGGCACCCGGTGCCCGCTGCTTGAGGCGCTCTTGCTCGAGCGCCGCATGCCCAACATTCATTGGGATATCGACCCGCAGGAATGGCAACCCGGCATGTCGGCAGAGGCCACGGCGCAATTTGTCATCGCCAAGTTGGCGGTGCTGCGAGGCCGGGCGGTGGTCTTGCTGCACGATACCAAGGTCGAATCCGTAAAGGCGCTGCCGATGATCCTCGATTGGATTGAGGCCGAGAATGCACGCCGCCGCGTCATCGGGCAGCGCGGTTTGGTCATCGTGCAGGGCACGGAGCTGGCGTGGGAGCGATCGCGCAGCGGGCTCGGCCAGGTGCTCGCAGATGCCGCGGCGCAGGCGGGGACGGCAAGCGCCGCGATTCTCGCCTCGTTTGCCGCGGCGGCGCCCGCCGCCCCTGATAAAATGCGCTAA
- a CDS encoding arginine N-succinyltransferase → MFLMRQSNLEDLEQILAVAEYLDTVNLPAQREPIQAILELSEASFAAQVPVAEREYLFVLEDLATHRVIGTSMVHAQHGTKRAPHIFFRVEPEERYSYTLDRLFVHQTLRIGYNYNGPTEIGGLILLPEYRGNPSALGRFLSYARFLFIAMHRPLFREVVVSELLPPLEADGTSLLWEHVGKLFTGLTYQEADRISKHNKEFITALFPDDPIHTALLPEAVRDIIGRVGTETLGVEKMLKRVGFRYANQIDPFDGGPHYVASTDEISIVRDSRTRRLTIAEGEASSWGIAAHQASPFRAICGPMGVDGEALVLSAAQATTLGVGAGQQVWTVFAG, encoded by the coding sequence ATGTTCTTGATGCGACAATCAAACCTCGAGGATCTCGAGCAAATTCTCGCGGTTGCCGAATACCTCGACACCGTCAATTTGCCAGCGCAGCGCGAGCCGATTCAGGCGATTTTGGAGCTATCGGAGGCGTCGTTTGCGGCCCAGGTCCCGGTGGCGGAGCGCGAGTATCTGTTCGTGCTCGAGGACCTGGCGACGCATCGCGTGATTGGCACCAGCATGGTGCACGCGCAACATGGCACCAAACGCGCGCCGCACATTTTTTTTCGCGTCGAACCCGAAGAGCGCTACTCGTACACGCTCGATCGCTTGTTCGTGCATCAGACGCTGCGAATTGGCTACAACTATAACGGCCCCACCGAAATTGGCGGTCTGATCTTGTTGCCGGAGTATCGTGGCAATCCAAGCGCGCTCGGGCGATTTTTGTCGTACGCGCGGTTCTTATTCATTGCCATGCATCGCCCCCTATTTCGCGAGGTGGTGGTGTCCGAGCTGCTGCCGCCGCTGGAGGCCGACGGCACGAGCCTTTTGTGGGAGCACGTTGGCAAGTTGTTTACCGGCCTGACCTATCAAGAGGCCGATCGGATCTCCAAGCACAACAAAGAGTTTATTACGGCGCTGTTTCCCGATGATCCCATTCATACCGCGCTCTTGCCCGAGGCCGTGCGCGACATCATCGGGCGGGTTGGCACCGAGACCTTGGGCGTCGAAAAAATGCTCAAGCGGGTCGGCTTTCGCTATGCAAATCAGATCGATCCCTTTGACGGCGGGCCGCACTATGTTGCGTCGACCGATGAGATTTCCATCGTGCGCGATAGCCGAACCCGGCGGCTTACGATCGCCGAGGGGGAGGCGAGCAGTTGGGGCATCGCGGCGCATCAGGCAAGCCCGTTTCGCGCCATTTGTGGGCCCATGGGCGTCGATGGCGAGGCGCTGGTGCTTTCCGCGGCGCAGGCAACAACCCTTGGCGTGGGCGCTGGCCAGCAGGTGTGGACAGTGTTTGCGGGCTAA
- a CDS encoding sigma-54-dependent Fis family transcriptional regulator, whose amino-acid sequence MANIVVIDDEKNICRTIAMVMEGEGHQVQTAQDAASGLACLVDVVPDCVLLDVKLGADNGIELISQLRETAKYDVPIIMISGHAAIDDAVAATKLGAFYFLEKPLDRNRLLVSLRNALERVALMREAAALRNSVDGRFALLGKSAALDHVRRQIGRVAGTKTRVLITGESGTGKELIARAIHRQSAVAAGPFVKVNCAAIPAELIESELFGHERGAFTGAVARKRGLFEVAHGGTIFLDEIGDMAQSAQAKVLRVLQTGEFTRVGGEASVTTDARVLAATHQDLEAMVKQGTFREDLFFRLNVFPLHSPRLAERSDDIPLLVEAFIQEACEENGVALRSIDEAALALLQAHAWPGNIRELRNVVERMVIMADAVIRVEDVPAYLRAAPAVAAAAPNAEAQAYLRRYADRNLREFRDEIEAEFIRMRLADFEWNISKTAATLGIERTNLHKKLRALGISRDEHEGT is encoded by the coding sequence ATGGCGAACATAGTCGTAATCGATGACGAGAAAAATATTTGTCGCACCATCGCCATGGTGATGGAAGGCGAGGGCCACCAGGTGCAAACCGCGCAGGATGCCGCCTCTGGGCTGGCGTGCCTCGTCGACGTTGTTCCAGATTGCGTGCTGCTCGACGTCAAGCTGGGCGCAGACAACGGCATCGAGCTAATCTCGCAGCTGCGCGAGACGGCGAAATATGACGTGCCCATCATCATGATTTCGGGCCATGCGGCGATTGATGATGCCGTGGCCGCGACCAAGCTTGGCGCCTTTTACTTTCTTGAAAAACCCCTCGATCGCAATCGGCTGTTGGTGTCGCTGCGCAACGCGCTGGAACGCGTGGCGCTCATGCGTGAGGCCGCGGCGCTGCGCAACTCGGTGGACGGGCGCTTCGCCTTGCTCGGCAAGAGCGCGGCGCTGGACCATGTGCGTCGGCAGATTGGCCGCGTCGCCGGCACCAAGACGCGCGTGCTCATCACGGGCGAAAGCGGCACCGGCAAGGAGCTGATCGCGCGCGCGATCCATCGCCAGAGCGCGGTGGCCGCGGGCCCCTTCGTCAAGGTCAACTGCGCGGCGATTCCGGCCGAGCTCATCGAGAGCGAGCTGTTTGGCCATGAACGCGGCGCCTTCACGGGGGCGGTCGCACGCAAGCGCGGCCTGTTTGAGGTGGCGCACGGCGGGACGATTTTTCTCGATGAGATCGGCGACATGGCACAATCGGCGCAGGCCAAGGTGTTGCGCGTGCTGCAGACCGGCGAGTTTACCCGCGTCGGCGGCGAGGCCTCGGTGACGACGGATGCCCGCGTCTTGGCGGCGACGCACCAAGATCTTGAGGCCATGGTAAAGCAAGGCACGTTTCGCGAAGACCTGTTTTTTCGCCTCAACGTCTTCCCGTTGCATTCACCGCGCCTCGCCGAGCGCAGCGACGACATTCCCTTGCTCGTCGAGGCCTTTATCCAAGAGGCGTGTGAGGAAAATGGCGTCGCGCTGCGCAGCATCGATGAGGCGGCGTTGGCGCTCTTGCAGGCCCACGCGTGGCCGGGCAACATTCGCGAGCTGCGCAACGTCGTTGAGCGCATGGTCATCATGGCGGACGCCGTGATCCGCGTTGAGGATGTGCCGGCGTACCTGCGGGCGGCGCCCGCCGTGGCCGCCGCGGCGCCCAACGCCGAGGCGCAGGCGTATTTGCGCCGCTACGCCGATCGCAACCTCCGCGAATTTCGCGACGAGATCGAGGCCGAGTTTATCCGCATGCGGTTGGCGGATTTTGAGTGGAATATCTCGAAGACGGCCGCGACGCTCGGCATTGAACGAACCAACCTACACAAGAAGTTGCGCGCGCTGGGGATTTCGCGCGACGAGCACGAGGGCACATGA